From a single Sander vitreus isolate 19-12246 chromosome 4, sanVit1, whole genome shotgun sequence genomic region:
- the arpc4 gene encoding actin-related protein 2/3 complex subunit 4 → MTATLRPYLNAVRATLQAALCLENFSSQVVERHNKPEVEVRSSKELLLQPVIISRNDKEKVLIEGSINSVRVSIAVKQADEIEKILCHKFMRFMMMRAENFFILRRKPVEGYDISFLITNFHTEQMYKHKLVDYVIHFMEEIDKEISEMKLSVNARARIVAEEFLKNF, encoded by the exons ATG ACGGCAACCCTGCGCCCATATCTCAATGCAGTTCGTGCTACCCTGCAGGCCGCCCTCTGCCTGGAGAATTTCTCCTCGCAAGTGGTGGAGAGACACAACAAGCCAGAGGTGGAAGTACG gAGTAGTAAAGAGTTGCTTCTTCAGCCTGTGATCATCAGCCGTAACGACAAGGAGAAAGTTCTGATTGAGGGCTCCATCAACTCTGTCAGAGTCAGCATCGCTGTCAAGCAG gcagaTGAGATTGAGAAGATTCTGTGCCATAAGTTTATGCGTTTCATGATGATGAGAGCAGAGAACTTCTTCATCCTGAGGAGGAAACCAGTGGAG GGCTATGACATCAGTTTTCTCATCACCAACTTTCACACAGAGCAGATGTACAAACATAAACTGGTGGACTATGTCATTCATTTCATGGAGGAAATTGACAAGGAGATCAGTGAAATGAAGCTGTCTGTCAACGCCAGGGCTCGTATTGTTGCAGAGGAGTTCCTCAAAAAT ttctga
- the pfkfb4b gene encoding 6-phosphofructo-2-kinase/fructose-2,6-bisphosphatase 4b isoform X3: MLDNDEFMLETSPRELTQNPLRKIWMPCKNGHIAQRRVCMTNCPTLIVTVGLPARGKTYISKKLTRYLNWIGVPTKEFNVGQYRRECLKIYKSFEFFRPDNEEGLKIRRQCALAALNDVRQYLSVEGGQVAVFDATNTTRERRGTIIKFAEQNGFKVFFVESVCEDPDVIAQNIVQVKLDSPDYTHCNTEEVIEDFMKRIKCYESSYQPLDEVLDRDLSYIKIMDVGCRYLVNRVLDHIQSRIVYYLMNIHITPRSIYLCRHGESDLNIKGRIGGDSALSARGKEFAKSLRKFIQDQNIKDLKVWTSQMKRTIQTAECLGVPYEQWKSLNEIDAGVCEEMMYEEIQEHYPLEFALRDQDKYRYRYPKGESYEDLVQRLEPVIMELERQENILVVCHQAVMRCLLAYFLDKTADELPYLKCPLHTVLKLTPMAYGCKVESVYLGVDSVNTQRDRPENVNVQRTTGDALQTVPAHL, encoded by the exons ATGTTAGACAACGATGAGTTCATGTTGGAGACTTCCCCGCGGGAACTCACCCAGAACCCGCTTAGGAAGATCTGGATGCCGTGCAAAAACGGGCACATAGCTCAGAGACGGG tgtgtaTGACAAACTGCCCGACCCTTATTGTGACTGTTGGACTTCCAGCTCGAGGGAAGACTTACATTTCAAAGAAGCTCACACGCTACTTAAACTGGATAGGTGTGCCAACCAAAG AGTTCAACGTTGGCCAGTACCGGAGGGAGTGTCTAAAGATCTACAAGTCCTTTGAGTTCTTCCGTCCAGATAATGAAGAGGGGTTAAAAATCAGACG CCAGTGTGCGTTGGCAGCACTTAATGATGTCCGGCAGTACCTGAGTGTGGAAGGAGGACAGGTGGCG GTGTTTGATGCCACAAATACAACAAGAGAAAGACGAGGAACCATCATCAAGTTCGCTGAGCAGAATGGATTCAAG GTATTTTTTGTGGAGTCTGTGTGTGAGGACCCAGATGTTATTGCACAAAACATAGTG CAAGTTAAGTTGGACAGCCCAGACTACACACACTGCAACACAGAGGAGGTCATTGAGGACTTCATGAAGAGGATCAAGTGTTACGAGTCCTCCTACCAGCCTCTGGACGAGGTTCTGGACAG GGATCTGTCCTACATAAAGATCATGGACGTGGGCTGTCGTTACCTGGTGAACCGCGTCCTTGACCACATCCAAAGCCGAATCGTCTACTACCTGATGAACATTCACATCACGCCGCGCTCCATCTACCTGTGTCGCCACGGGGAGAGCGACCTCAACATCAAGGGACGGATCGGAGGAGACTCTGCCTTGTCCGCCAGAGGAAAAGAG TTTGCCAAAAGTCTGAGGAAATTCATCCAGGACCAGAACATCAAAGATCTGAAAGTGTGGACCAGCCAAATGAAGAGGACAATTCAGACAGCGGAGTGCTTGGGAGTGCCATACGAACAGTGGAAGTCCCTCAACGAAATAGATGCT GGTGTGTGTGAGGAAATGATGTACGAGGAGATCCAAGAGCATTACCCTCTGGAGTTTGCACTGAGAGACCAAGACAAGTACCGCTACCGCTATCCTAAAGGAGAG TCTTATGAAGACCTGGTGCAGCGACTGGAGCCTGTGATCATGGAGTTGGAGAGACAGGAGAATATTCTGGTCGTTTGTCACCAGGCCGTCATGCGTTGTCTTCTTGCATATTTCCTGGACAAGACTGCAG ATGAGTTGCCTTACCTTAAGTGTCCTTTGCACACGGTTTTGAAGTTGACCCCCATGGCTTACG GATGTAAAGTGGAGTCTGTCTATTTAGGCGTGGATTCTGtgaacacacaaagagacaggcCAGAG AATGTGAATGTGCAGCGCACCACAGGAGACGCCCTGCAGACAGTCCCAGCTCACCTCTAA
- the pfkfb4b gene encoding 6-phosphofructo-2-kinase/fructose-2,6-bisphosphatase 4b isoform X4, producing MRGSCRPRNTRDRAVCMTNCPTLIVTVGLPARGKTYISKKLTRYLNWIGVPTKEFNVGQYRRECLKIYKSFEFFRPDNEEGLKIRRQCALAALNDVRQYLSVEGGQVAVFDATNTTRERRGTIIKFAEQNGFKVFFVESVCEDPDVIAQNIVQVKLDSPDYTHCNTEEVIEDFMKRIKCYESSYQPLDEVLDRDLSYIKIMDVGCRYLVNRVLDHIQSRIVYYLMNIHITPRSIYLCRHGESDLNIKGRIGGDSALSARGKEFAKSLRKFIQDQNIKDLKVWTSQMKRTIQTAECLGVPYEQWKSLNEIDAGVCEEMMYEEIQEHYPLEFALRDQDKYRYRYPKGESYEDLVQRLEPVIMELERQENILVVCHQAVMRCLLAYFLDKTADELPYLKCPLHTVLKLTPMAYGCKVESVYLGVDSVNTQRDRPEQGFAVSADPSLSSYCTENVNLSQWQRKPCSVSIYQ from the exons ATGAGGGGCTCATGCCGCCCGAGAAACACGCGGGACAGGGCAG tgtgtaTGACAAACTGCCCGACCCTTATTGTGACTGTTGGACTTCCAGCTCGAGGGAAGACTTACATTTCAAAGAAGCTCACACGCTACTTAAACTGGATAGGTGTGCCAACCAAAG AGTTCAACGTTGGCCAGTACCGGAGGGAGTGTCTAAAGATCTACAAGTCCTTTGAGTTCTTCCGTCCAGATAATGAAGAGGGGTTAAAAATCAGACG CCAGTGTGCGTTGGCAGCACTTAATGATGTCCGGCAGTACCTGAGTGTGGAAGGAGGACAGGTGGCG GTGTTTGATGCCACAAATACAACAAGAGAAAGACGAGGAACCATCATCAAGTTCGCTGAGCAGAATGGATTCAAG GTATTTTTTGTGGAGTCTGTGTGTGAGGACCCAGATGTTATTGCACAAAACATAGTG CAAGTTAAGTTGGACAGCCCAGACTACACACACTGCAACACAGAGGAGGTCATTGAGGACTTCATGAAGAGGATCAAGTGTTACGAGTCCTCCTACCAGCCTCTGGACGAGGTTCTGGACAG GGATCTGTCCTACATAAAGATCATGGACGTGGGCTGTCGTTACCTGGTGAACCGCGTCCTTGACCACATCCAAAGCCGAATCGTCTACTACCTGATGAACATTCACATCACGCCGCGCTCCATCTACCTGTGTCGCCACGGGGAGAGCGACCTCAACATCAAGGGACGGATCGGAGGAGACTCTGCCTTGTCCGCCAGAGGAAAAGAG TTTGCCAAAAGTCTGAGGAAATTCATCCAGGACCAGAACATCAAAGATCTGAAAGTGTGGACCAGCCAAATGAAGAGGACAATTCAGACAGCGGAGTGCTTGGGAGTGCCATACGAACAGTGGAAGTCCCTCAACGAAATAGATGCT GGTGTGTGTGAGGAAATGATGTACGAGGAGATCCAAGAGCATTACCCTCTGGAGTTTGCACTGAGAGACCAAGACAAGTACCGCTACCGCTATCCTAAAGGAGAG TCTTATGAAGACCTGGTGCAGCGACTGGAGCCTGTGATCATGGAGTTGGAGAGACAGGAGAATATTCTGGTCGTTTGTCACCAGGCCGTCATGCGTTGTCTTCTTGCATATTTCCTGGACAAGACTGCAG ATGAGTTGCCTTACCTTAAGTGTCCTTTGCACACGGTTTTGAAGTTGACCCCCATGGCTTACG GATGTAAAGTGGAGTCTGTCTATTTAGGCGTGGATTCTGtgaacacacaaagagacaggcCAGAG CAAGGCTTCGCAGTCAGTGCTGATCCATCCCTCTCTTCTTATTGCACAGAGAATGTAAATCTTTCACAATGGCAGAGGAAACCGTGTTCAGTCTCCATCTACCAGTGA
- the pfkfb4b gene encoding 6-phosphofructo-2-kinase/fructose-2,6-bisphosphatase 4b isoform X1 — MLDNDEFMLETSPRELTQNPLRKIWMPCKNGHIAQRRVCMTNCPTLIVTVGLPARGKTYISKKLTRYLNWIGVPTKEFNVGQYRRECLKIYKSFEFFRPDNEEGLKIRRQCALAALNDVRQYLSVEGGQVAVFDATNTTRERRGTIIKFAEQNGFKVFFVESVCEDPDVIAQNIVQVKLDSPDYTHCNTEEVIEDFMKRIKCYESSYQPLDEVLDRDLSYIKIMDVGCRYLVNRVLDHIQSRIVYYLMNIHITPRSIYLCRHGESDLNIKGRIGGDSALSARGKEFAKSLRKFIQDQNIKDLKVWTSQMKRTIQTAECLGVPYEQWKSLNEIDAGVCEEMMYEEIQEHYPLEFALRDQDKYRYRYPKGESYEDLVQRLEPVIMELERQENILVVCHQAVMRCLLAYFLDKTADELPYLKCPLHTVLKLTPMAYGCKVESVYLGVDSVNTQRDRPEQGFAVSADPSLSSYCTENVNLSQWQRKPCSVSIYQ, encoded by the exons ATGTTAGACAACGATGAGTTCATGTTGGAGACTTCCCCGCGGGAACTCACCCAGAACCCGCTTAGGAAGATCTGGATGCCGTGCAAAAACGGGCACATAGCTCAGAGACGGG tgtgtaTGACAAACTGCCCGACCCTTATTGTGACTGTTGGACTTCCAGCTCGAGGGAAGACTTACATTTCAAAGAAGCTCACACGCTACTTAAACTGGATAGGTGTGCCAACCAAAG AGTTCAACGTTGGCCAGTACCGGAGGGAGTGTCTAAAGATCTACAAGTCCTTTGAGTTCTTCCGTCCAGATAATGAAGAGGGGTTAAAAATCAGACG CCAGTGTGCGTTGGCAGCACTTAATGATGTCCGGCAGTACCTGAGTGTGGAAGGAGGACAGGTGGCG GTGTTTGATGCCACAAATACAACAAGAGAAAGACGAGGAACCATCATCAAGTTCGCTGAGCAGAATGGATTCAAG GTATTTTTTGTGGAGTCTGTGTGTGAGGACCCAGATGTTATTGCACAAAACATAGTG CAAGTTAAGTTGGACAGCCCAGACTACACACACTGCAACACAGAGGAGGTCATTGAGGACTTCATGAAGAGGATCAAGTGTTACGAGTCCTCCTACCAGCCTCTGGACGAGGTTCTGGACAG GGATCTGTCCTACATAAAGATCATGGACGTGGGCTGTCGTTACCTGGTGAACCGCGTCCTTGACCACATCCAAAGCCGAATCGTCTACTACCTGATGAACATTCACATCACGCCGCGCTCCATCTACCTGTGTCGCCACGGGGAGAGCGACCTCAACATCAAGGGACGGATCGGAGGAGACTCTGCCTTGTCCGCCAGAGGAAAAGAG TTTGCCAAAAGTCTGAGGAAATTCATCCAGGACCAGAACATCAAAGATCTGAAAGTGTGGACCAGCCAAATGAAGAGGACAATTCAGACAGCGGAGTGCTTGGGAGTGCCATACGAACAGTGGAAGTCCCTCAACGAAATAGATGCT GGTGTGTGTGAGGAAATGATGTACGAGGAGATCCAAGAGCATTACCCTCTGGAGTTTGCACTGAGAGACCAAGACAAGTACCGCTACCGCTATCCTAAAGGAGAG TCTTATGAAGACCTGGTGCAGCGACTGGAGCCTGTGATCATGGAGTTGGAGAGACAGGAGAATATTCTGGTCGTTTGTCACCAGGCCGTCATGCGTTGTCTTCTTGCATATTTCCTGGACAAGACTGCAG ATGAGTTGCCTTACCTTAAGTGTCCTTTGCACACGGTTTTGAAGTTGACCCCCATGGCTTACG GATGTAAAGTGGAGTCTGTCTATTTAGGCGTGGATTCTGtgaacacacaaagagacaggcCAGAG CAAGGCTTCGCAGTCAGTGCTGATCCATCCCTCTCTTCTTATTGCACAGAGAATGTAAATCTTTCACAATGGCAGAGGAAACCGTGTTCAGTCTCCATCTACCAGTGA
- the pfkfb4b gene encoding 6-phosphofructo-2-kinase/fructose-2,6-bisphosphatase 4b isoform X6 — MTNCPTLIVTVGLPARGKTYISKKLTRYLNWIGVPTKEFNVGQYRRECLKIYKSFEFFRPDNEEGLKIRRQCALAALNDVRQYLSVEGGQVAVFDATNTTRERRGTIIKFAEQNGFKVFFVESVCEDPDVIAQNIVQVKLDSPDYTHCNTEEVIEDFMKRIKCYESSYQPLDEVLDRDLSYIKIMDVGCRYLVNRVLDHIQSRIVYYLMNIHITPRSIYLCRHGESDLNIKGRIGGDSALSARGKEFAKSLRKFIQDQNIKDLKVWTSQMKRTIQTAECLGVPYEQWKSLNEIDAGVCEEMMYEEIQEHYPLEFALRDQDKYRYRYPKGESYEDLVQRLEPVIMELERQENILVVCHQAVMRCLLAYFLDKTADELPYLKCPLHTVLKLTPMAYGCKVESVYLGVDSVNTQRDRPEQGFAVSADPSLSSYCTENVNLSQWQRKPCSVSIYQ; from the exons aTGACAAACTGCCCGACCCTTATTGTGACTGTTGGACTTCCAGCTCGAGGGAAGACTTACATTTCAAAGAAGCTCACACGCTACTTAAACTGGATAGGTGTGCCAACCAAAG AGTTCAACGTTGGCCAGTACCGGAGGGAGTGTCTAAAGATCTACAAGTCCTTTGAGTTCTTCCGTCCAGATAATGAAGAGGGGTTAAAAATCAGACG CCAGTGTGCGTTGGCAGCACTTAATGATGTCCGGCAGTACCTGAGTGTGGAAGGAGGACAGGTGGCG GTGTTTGATGCCACAAATACAACAAGAGAAAGACGAGGAACCATCATCAAGTTCGCTGAGCAGAATGGATTCAAG GTATTTTTTGTGGAGTCTGTGTGTGAGGACCCAGATGTTATTGCACAAAACATAGTG CAAGTTAAGTTGGACAGCCCAGACTACACACACTGCAACACAGAGGAGGTCATTGAGGACTTCATGAAGAGGATCAAGTGTTACGAGTCCTCCTACCAGCCTCTGGACGAGGTTCTGGACAG GGATCTGTCCTACATAAAGATCATGGACGTGGGCTGTCGTTACCTGGTGAACCGCGTCCTTGACCACATCCAAAGCCGAATCGTCTACTACCTGATGAACATTCACATCACGCCGCGCTCCATCTACCTGTGTCGCCACGGGGAGAGCGACCTCAACATCAAGGGACGGATCGGAGGAGACTCTGCCTTGTCCGCCAGAGGAAAAGAG TTTGCCAAAAGTCTGAGGAAATTCATCCAGGACCAGAACATCAAAGATCTGAAAGTGTGGACCAGCCAAATGAAGAGGACAATTCAGACAGCGGAGTGCTTGGGAGTGCCATACGAACAGTGGAAGTCCCTCAACGAAATAGATGCT GGTGTGTGTGAGGAAATGATGTACGAGGAGATCCAAGAGCATTACCCTCTGGAGTTTGCACTGAGAGACCAAGACAAGTACCGCTACCGCTATCCTAAAGGAGAG TCTTATGAAGACCTGGTGCAGCGACTGGAGCCTGTGATCATGGAGTTGGAGAGACAGGAGAATATTCTGGTCGTTTGTCACCAGGCCGTCATGCGTTGTCTTCTTGCATATTTCCTGGACAAGACTGCAG ATGAGTTGCCTTACCTTAAGTGTCCTTTGCACACGGTTTTGAAGTTGACCCCCATGGCTTACG GATGTAAAGTGGAGTCTGTCTATTTAGGCGTGGATTCTGtgaacacacaaagagacaggcCAGAG CAAGGCTTCGCAGTCAGTGCTGATCCATCCCTCTCTTCTTATTGCACAGAGAATGTAAATCTTTCACAATGGCAGAGGAAACCGTGTTCAGTCTCCATCTACCAGTGA
- the pfkfb4b gene encoding 6-phosphofructo-2-kinase/fructose-2,6-bisphosphatase 4b isoform X5: MLDNDEFMLETSPRELTQNPLRKIWMPCKNGHIAQRRVCMTNCPTLIVTVGLPARGKTYISKKLTRYLNWIGVPTKEFNVGQYRRECLKIYKSFEFFRPDNEEGLKIRRQCALAALNDVRQYLSVEGGQVAVFDATNTTRERRGTIIKFAEQNGFKVFFVESVCEDPDVIAQNIVQVKLDSPDYTHCNTEEVIEDFMKRIKCYESSYQPLDEVLDRDLSYIKIMDVGCRYLVNRVLDHIQSRIVYYLMNIHITPRSIYLCRHGESDLNIKGRIGGDSALSARGKEFAKSLRKFIQDQNIKDLKVWTSQMKRTIQTAECLGVPYEQWKSLNEIDAGVCEEMMYEEIQEHYPLEFALRDQDKYRYRYPKGESYEDLVQRLEPVIMELERQENILVVCHQAVMRCLLAYFLDKTADELPYLKCPLHTVLKLTPMAYGCKVESVYLGVDSVNTQRDRPERM; the protein is encoded by the exons ATGTTAGACAACGATGAGTTCATGTTGGAGACTTCCCCGCGGGAACTCACCCAGAACCCGCTTAGGAAGATCTGGATGCCGTGCAAAAACGGGCACATAGCTCAGAGACGGG tgtgtaTGACAAACTGCCCGACCCTTATTGTGACTGTTGGACTTCCAGCTCGAGGGAAGACTTACATTTCAAAGAAGCTCACACGCTACTTAAACTGGATAGGTGTGCCAACCAAAG AGTTCAACGTTGGCCAGTACCGGAGGGAGTGTCTAAAGATCTACAAGTCCTTTGAGTTCTTCCGTCCAGATAATGAAGAGGGGTTAAAAATCAGACG CCAGTGTGCGTTGGCAGCACTTAATGATGTCCGGCAGTACCTGAGTGTGGAAGGAGGACAGGTGGCG GTGTTTGATGCCACAAATACAACAAGAGAAAGACGAGGAACCATCATCAAGTTCGCTGAGCAGAATGGATTCAAG GTATTTTTTGTGGAGTCTGTGTGTGAGGACCCAGATGTTATTGCACAAAACATAGTG CAAGTTAAGTTGGACAGCCCAGACTACACACACTGCAACACAGAGGAGGTCATTGAGGACTTCATGAAGAGGATCAAGTGTTACGAGTCCTCCTACCAGCCTCTGGACGAGGTTCTGGACAG GGATCTGTCCTACATAAAGATCATGGACGTGGGCTGTCGTTACCTGGTGAACCGCGTCCTTGACCACATCCAAAGCCGAATCGTCTACTACCTGATGAACATTCACATCACGCCGCGCTCCATCTACCTGTGTCGCCACGGGGAGAGCGACCTCAACATCAAGGGACGGATCGGAGGAGACTCTGCCTTGTCCGCCAGAGGAAAAGAG TTTGCCAAAAGTCTGAGGAAATTCATCCAGGACCAGAACATCAAAGATCTGAAAGTGTGGACCAGCCAAATGAAGAGGACAATTCAGACAGCGGAGTGCTTGGGAGTGCCATACGAACAGTGGAAGTCCCTCAACGAAATAGATGCT GGTGTGTGTGAGGAAATGATGTACGAGGAGATCCAAGAGCATTACCCTCTGGAGTTTGCACTGAGAGACCAAGACAAGTACCGCTACCGCTATCCTAAAGGAGAG TCTTATGAAGACCTGGTGCAGCGACTGGAGCCTGTGATCATGGAGTTGGAGAGACAGGAGAATATTCTGGTCGTTTGTCACCAGGCCGTCATGCGTTGTCTTCTTGCATATTTCCTGGACAAGACTGCAG ATGAGTTGCCTTACCTTAAGTGTCCTTTGCACACGGTTTTGAAGTTGACCCCCATGGCTTACG GATGTAAAGTGGAGTCTGTCTATTTAGGCGTGGATTCTGtgaacacacaaagagacaggcCAGAG AGAATGTAA
- the pfkfb4b gene encoding 6-phosphofructo-2-kinase/fructose-2,6-bisphosphatase 4b isoform X2, whose product MLDNDEFMLETSPRELTQNPLRKIWMPCKNGHIAQRRVCMTNCPTLIVTVGLPARGKTYISKKLTRYLNWIGVPTKEFNVGQYRRECLKIYKSFEFFRPDNEEGLKIRRQCALAALNDVRQYLSVEGGQVAVFDATNTTRERRGTIIKFAEQNGFKVFFVESVCEDPDVIAQNIVQVKLDSPDYTHCNTEEVIEDFMKRIKCYESSYQPLDEVLDRDLSYIKIMDVGCRYLVNRVLDHIQSRIVYYLMNIHITPRSIYLCRHGESDLNIKGRIGGDSALSARGKEFAKSLRKFIQDQNIKDLKVWTSQMKRTIQTAECLGVPYEQWKSLNEIDAGVCEEMMYEEIQEHYPLEFALRDQDKYRYRYPKGESYEDLVQRLEPVIMELERQENILVVCHQAVMRCLLAYFLDKTADELPYLKCPLHTVLKLTPMAYGCKVESVYLGVDSVNTQRDRPEVGIPGSTQKCLSADDVENLNPLQG is encoded by the exons ATGTTAGACAACGATGAGTTCATGTTGGAGACTTCCCCGCGGGAACTCACCCAGAACCCGCTTAGGAAGATCTGGATGCCGTGCAAAAACGGGCACATAGCTCAGAGACGGG tgtgtaTGACAAACTGCCCGACCCTTATTGTGACTGTTGGACTTCCAGCTCGAGGGAAGACTTACATTTCAAAGAAGCTCACACGCTACTTAAACTGGATAGGTGTGCCAACCAAAG AGTTCAACGTTGGCCAGTACCGGAGGGAGTGTCTAAAGATCTACAAGTCCTTTGAGTTCTTCCGTCCAGATAATGAAGAGGGGTTAAAAATCAGACG CCAGTGTGCGTTGGCAGCACTTAATGATGTCCGGCAGTACCTGAGTGTGGAAGGAGGACAGGTGGCG GTGTTTGATGCCACAAATACAACAAGAGAAAGACGAGGAACCATCATCAAGTTCGCTGAGCAGAATGGATTCAAG GTATTTTTTGTGGAGTCTGTGTGTGAGGACCCAGATGTTATTGCACAAAACATAGTG CAAGTTAAGTTGGACAGCCCAGACTACACACACTGCAACACAGAGGAGGTCATTGAGGACTTCATGAAGAGGATCAAGTGTTACGAGTCCTCCTACCAGCCTCTGGACGAGGTTCTGGACAG GGATCTGTCCTACATAAAGATCATGGACGTGGGCTGTCGTTACCTGGTGAACCGCGTCCTTGACCACATCCAAAGCCGAATCGTCTACTACCTGATGAACATTCACATCACGCCGCGCTCCATCTACCTGTGTCGCCACGGGGAGAGCGACCTCAACATCAAGGGACGGATCGGAGGAGACTCTGCCTTGTCCGCCAGAGGAAAAGAG TTTGCCAAAAGTCTGAGGAAATTCATCCAGGACCAGAACATCAAAGATCTGAAAGTGTGGACCAGCCAAATGAAGAGGACAATTCAGACAGCGGAGTGCTTGGGAGTGCCATACGAACAGTGGAAGTCCCTCAACGAAATAGATGCT GGTGTGTGTGAGGAAATGATGTACGAGGAGATCCAAGAGCATTACCCTCTGGAGTTTGCACTGAGAGACCAAGACAAGTACCGCTACCGCTATCCTAAAGGAGAG TCTTATGAAGACCTGGTGCAGCGACTGGAGCCTGTGATCATGGAGTTGGAGAGACAGGAGAATATTCTGGTCGTTTGTCACCAGGCCGTCATGCGTTGTCTTCTTGCATATTTCCTGGACAAGACTGCAG ATGAGTTGCCTTACCTTAAGTGTCCTTTGCACACGGTTTTGAAGTTGACCCCCATGGCTTACG GATGTAAAGTGGAGTCTGTCTATTTAGGCGTGGATTCTGtgaacacacaaagagacaggcCAGAGGTAGGTATCCCAGGCAGCACACAGAAATGTCTCTCAGCAGACGACGTAGAAAACTTGAATCCGCTTCAGGGTTGA
- the LOC144516226 gene encoding actin nucleation-promoting factor WASL, which translates to MASSLIPGCHVMSDLLTTREKGVLFTLLGPQCKLIKTTVAQVLVAKETKGKSPGWSRLGCGAVCLIEDESIHTHILHLYCVKRAKLLWEQELYIPFKYTATRTFFHTFPADGHQIGLNFANEIEAEEFHQAVEAVKRNQEKMTWMSEITYAKKKNKSTSDPPDLGYKPLDNFDRKQHFLMDAPSPTVTPTSSSDLDSAMRGLLMQSRLTMEDLIDKEIGEAVDCIINQFGGLKAVQKELKKIGPVSQTLPRATGASITLALKKGPLPPVPSIKGRTTSQQTPQCTDTLCQSQISPWIPPSPSAPAPVLSERVRKSASFKPVGSSTSAESGDIILTALREVFKQKQLRQQRTSTDGSQMEPDSDGHF; encoded by the exons ATGGCGTCAAGTTTGATACCTGGATGTCATGTAATGAGTGATCTCCTGACTACCCGTGAGAAAGGTGTCCTCTTCACTCTGCTTGGACCTCAATGTAAG CTGATCAAAACTACAGTAGCACAGGTACTAGTGGCCAAAGAGACCAAGGGTAAGAGTCCAGGCTGGAGTCGTTTGGGTTGTGGCGCAGTGTGTCTTATTGAGGATGagtccattcacacacacatcctgcatCTGTACTGTGTCAAG CGTGCCAAGTTATTGTGGGAGCAGGAGCTGTACATCCCATTCAAGTACACTGCAACTCGCACGTTCTTCCACACGTTCCCTGCAGAT GGCCACCAGATAGGCCTCAACTTTGCAAATGAGATCGAGGCAGAAGAATTTCATCAGGCCGTGGAGGCTGTCAAAAGAAACCAAG AAAAAATGACCTGGATGAGTGAAATAACATatgctaaaaagaaaaacaagtcaacaagtgatccacctgaTTTAGG ATATAAGCCACTTGACAATTTTGACAGGAAGCAACATTTCCTCATGGACGCACCATCCCCAACAGTTACACCAACCAGCAGTTCA GATCTGGACTCCGCTATGAGGGGGCTGTTGATGCAGTCAAGACTCACTATGGAAGACCTAATAGACAAAGAAATCGGTGAAGCTGTCGACTGCATCATCAACCAATTTGGAGGACTGAAGGCTGTGCAGAAAGAGCTGAAGAAAATAG GCCCAGTATCTCAGACATTGCCGAGAGCTACAGGGGCGTCCATCACCCTTGCTTTGAAAAAAGGGCCTTTGCCACCAGTTCCTTCCATCAAAGGCCGCACCACCTCCCAGCAAACACCACAGTGCACAGACACACTATGCCAGAGTCAGATCTCCCCTTGGATTCCTCCTTCTCCATCTGCTCCTGCTCCAGTTCTCTCAGAGAGAGTCAGAAAGAGTGCAAGTTTCAAACCT GTGGGCTCCTCAACAAGTGCAGAAAGTGGTGACATTATTCTGACTGCACTGAGAGAAGTATTCAAACAAAAGCAGCTGCGCCAGCAAAGGACAAGCACAGATGGGAGTCAAATGGAGCCGGACAGTGATgggcacttttaa